The DNA region TTCGCACCAGGCGTCCCAGGTGCGGCAGTACAACTGCGAATCGCCCCACTCCACGGTGATCAGGGCCGGCGGCGATTGGGCGGCTTCGGCCTGCGCCTGGCCGGGTGCGCCGTACACGCCGAAGGTTTCGCGCAGGCCGCCGTGGCGGTGCAGTCCGGCCGGCACGGCGCCGCCGTAGCGAATGGCCAGGTCGACGCCGGCGTTGTGCTCCAGGTCGATCACTTGCGCGCAGGTGTCGATGCGCACGGCGATGTCGGGGTGGCGGGCGTAGAAGCGGCCCAGGCGCGGCACCAGCCACAGCGCGGCGAACGAGGTCGGGGTGGTCACGGTGAGGCAGCCGGTGTCCGGCCGCGGGCGCAGCGCGGCGACGGATTGTCCGATGTCGAGTAGGGCGCCGTGGACGTCGCGGAACAGCCGGCGGCCGTCGTCGGTGAGCGTCACGCCGCGCGGCTGGCGCTGGAACAGGGAGCGGCCGAGCCAGCTTTCGAGCTGGCGGATCTGGTGCGAGACCGCGGTCGGGGTGACGTGCAGTTCCTCGGCGGCGGCCTTGAAGCTGGTCAGGCGCGCGGCGGCTTCGAAGCTGCGCAGGGCGGTCAGGGGGAGCTCGGCGAACATGGGGTCAGGCCTGAATCCGGCTCATGCCGGCTCAATTATGGTCATTTGAAGCAGCCAAATGGGAGAAATAGATTCATCTCAACTCCCTTACGGCCGCTACCGACATGACCGCAGACCGCCCCCGCCGCTTGTTGATCCTGGTCGCCAGCCCGCGCCGCAACGGCAACAGCGCCTTGCTCGCCGATGCGGCCTTGCGCGGTGCCCACGCCGCCGGCCTGGACGCCTCGCTGCATTTCGCCGACGACCTGATGCAGACCTTCTTGCGCGATTGCCGCGATTGCCGCGACGAACACGGGCGTTGCCGCATCGACGACGGCTACGCCGATTTCTTCCTGGATCGCTTTCTCGAGGCCGACGGGCTGGTGCTGAGCACGCCGGTGTATTGGTACGGGATGTCGGCGCAAGCCAAGGCGTTCTTCGACCGCATGTTCTGCTATGTGGCGCGTAGCTATCCGCAGTCGCAGCGGGTGCGCGAACGCATTCAGGGCAAGCGGGTGGGCTTGCTGACGGCGTCGGAGGAGATGTATCCGACCATCGGGCTGAGCATCGTCAATCAGGTGCAGGAGTACGCGCGCTACACGCACTCGCAGTTCGTCGGCGCGGTGCATGGGCAGGGCGACCGGCGCGGGTCGGTGCGGGAGGACCGGCACGGGGCGATGGCGGCGGCCGAGGCGCTGGGGCGGCAGTTTTTCGAGCGGCCGCACGCGGATTACCAGGTGGATTCGGTGAGGTGAGCGGGCCGGGGCGATTTCGTCACGGCCGCAGTGGCGTTATCGCGACTTACGTGGCTCCCACATAAAGCGAAAGAAATGGCTTTGGGGTAGGAGCGGCGTGAGCCGCGATTTGCGCGAGCAGCCGCAGGGGCGTGGTCGCGGCTTACGCCGCTCCTACCCCAAGGCTAAGACCGCAAGCGCGGGGCCGGCTTCTGTGGGAGCGGCATGAGCCGCGATGGCGCAGGTAGCCGGAGTGGCGCTATCGCGGCTTGCGCCGCTCCTACCCCAAAGCGGTTTCGCGGGGCCGCCGGCTGTTGCCGGCGGCCCCGCGGCGCTGCGGTTACGGGGCGCTGGTGCGGGCGGCGCGGATCTGCGCGTCGACGGCGGCGATGGCGGTCATGTTGACCACGCGGCGCGGGGTGGAGGCCGGGGTGAGGATGTGCGCCGGCTTGTCCAGGCCCATCAGGATCGGGCCGATGGCCACGCCGTCGGTCATCACCCGCACCATGTTGTAGGTGATGTTGGCCGCGTCCAGGTTGGGCAGCACGAACAGGTTGGCGCGGCCGTGCAGGGTGGCGTTGGGGAAGATGCGCTTGCGCAGCAGGTCGTCCCAGGCGGTGTCGGCCTGCATTTCGCCGTCCATTTCCAGCTTGGGCATGCGCTGGCGGATGATCTGCCGCACCTTGCGCATCTTGGCCGCCGACGGGTTGTCGTGGCTGCCGTAGTTGGAGTGCGACAGCAGCGCCACCTTGGGCTCGATGCCGAACAGCTTGAGGCGGTAGGTGGCCTGCAAGGTGGCTTCGGCGATCTGCTCGGCGGTGGGGTCCACCTGCACGTGGGTGTCGAGGAAGAACCACGCGCCCTGGTCGTTGATCACGCCGGTCATGGCCGAGGTGCCGGACACGCCCGGGTCGAAGTCGAAGATGCTGCGCATGTAGCCCAGCTTCTTGTGGAAGCGGCCGACCAGGCCCGAGATCATGGCGTCGGCTTCGCCGCGTTCGACCATGAGCGCGGCGATCAGCGTGGGCCGCGAGCGCAGCAGGTTCTTGGCCGCCGCCGGGCTGACGCCGCGGCGCTCGGTCAGGGCGTGGTACTGCTGCCAGTAGTCGTTGAAGCGCGGATCGTCGTTGATGTTGGTCAACTCGAAGTCCACGCCTTCGCGCATGCGCAGGCCCAGGCGCTGGATGCGGGTTTCGATGACGTCGGGGCGGCCGATCAGGATCGGGTAGGCCAGTTCCTCGTCGATCACCGTCTGCACCGCGCGCAGCACGGTCTCTTCCTCGCCCTCGGCGTAGACCACGCGCTTGCGGTCGGCGCGGGCGCGGTCGTAGACCGGCTTCATCAGCAGGCCGGTGCGGTAGATGTACTGGCTGAGCTTTTCCTCGTACGCGTCCATGTCGGCGATGGGACGCGCGGCCACGCCGGAGTCCATGGCCGCCTTGGCCACGGCCGGGGCCAGCATGACCAGCAGGCGCGGGTCGAACGGGCGCGGGATCAGGTACTCGGAACCGAAGGTGGGCACTTCGCCGCCGTAGGCGCCGCCCAGGTCGGAGGACTCCATGCGCGCCAGCGCGGCGATCGCGCGCACGCAGGCCAGCTTCATGTCTTCGTTGATGACCGTGGCGCCCACGTCCAGCGCGCCGCGGAAGATGTAGGGGAAGCACAGCGCGTTGTTGACCTGGTTCGGGTAGTCCGAACGGCCGGTGGCGATGATGCAGTCCGGGCGCACGGCCTTGGCGTCTTCCGGCAGGATTTCCGGATACGGGTTGGCCAGGGCCAGGATGATCGGCTTGGCGGCCATGGTGGCGACCATTTCCGGCTTGAGCACGCCGCCGGCGGACAGGCCCAGGAACACGTCGGCACCGGCGACGATGTCGGCCAGGGTGCGCTTGTCGGTGTCGCGCGCGTAGCGCTCCTTGTCCGGGTCCATCTTGCCGCGGCCGGTGTAGAGCACGCCGTCGCGGTCCACGGCCAGGATGTTCTCCGGCTTCATGCCCAGCGCCACCAGCATGTCCAGGCAGGCGATGCCGGCCGCGCCGGCGCCGCTGGTGGCCAGCTTCACTTCGGCGATGTTCTTGCCGACGATCTCCAGCGCGTTGAGCACGGCGCTGCCCACGATGATCGCGGTGCCGTGCTGGTCGTCGTGGAACACCGGGATCTTCATGCGCTCGCGCAGCTTGCGCTCGACGATGAAGCACTCCGGCGCCTTGATGTCTTCCAGGTTGATGCCGCCGAAGGTGGGCTCCAGCGAGGCGATGATGTCGACCAGCTTGTCCGGGTCGCGCTCGTCGATTTCGATGTCGAACACGTCGATGCCGGCGAACTTCTGGAACAGCACGCCCTTGCCTTCCATGACCGGCTTGCCGGCCAGCGGGCCGATGTCGCCCAGGCCGAGCACGGCGGTGCCGTTGCTGATCACCGCCACCAGGTTGCCGCGCGCGGTGAGTTCGCTGGCGGTGTTGGGGTCTTCGACGATGGCCTCGCAGGCGTAGGCCACGCCCGGCGAGTAGGCCAGCGCCAGGTCGCGCTGGGTGACCATGGGCTTGGTCGCGGTGACCTTGATCTTGCCGGGCGGGCTGAGGCGGTGGTAGTCGAGCGCGGCGCTTTTCAGATCGTTGTCGGACATCGCAGGTGGGCTGCCGTGGCGGGGCCGGAAGATGAATGGACTAGCAGTCTAATGGATAGCCGCGCGGGATTCGCACGCGTTTTCCTTGCCGTTCACTAGTACTTTGGCGTTGTGCCCCGCCCCTTTGCAGGCCTTGGCGGGCCGGGCCGGCCACCGACGCCGGCGTATGGCCTTGCCTGCGGGCAGGCGACACAATGCGCGACCCCTCGCCGGAGCCGTCATGAACTCGACCCCTACGCGGTCCTGGCCGCACTGGACCTTGCCGATCCTGGTGCTGGCCGGCGTGCTGCTGGCGCAGGCGCTGCTGATCTTCAACCCGGGCTATTACAGCCACGACGAGCTGCAATGGGCGGCCTTCGCCGGGCAACACCCGGGCTGGCATTTCCGCGATTACCTGTGGCGCGACGTGCAGTCGTTCCAGTACCGGCCGCTGACGTTCTCGCTGTGGCTGTGGCTGTCCGAGCACCTGTTCGCGCGACCGCTGGCCTTCCACGGGCTGATGGTGGCGCTGGGCGGGCTCAACGCGGCGATGCTGGCGGTGCTGCTGCGGCGCTGGGGCGTGACCGCGGGCGCGGCGGCCGGCGGCGCGCTGGTGTTCGCGCTGGGGCCGTTCGCGGCGCTGACCCACGGCTGGGTGGGCACCCTGGCCGACCTGATCTGGGTGGGCTGCGCGCTGGCGGTGGCGTTGCTGGTGCAGCGCGAGCGCGGCGGGGCCGCGACGTGGTTCGCCGTTTTCGTGCTGACCGCGCTGGCGCTGCTGGCCAAGGAGGCCGGCATCGTGATTCCGGCGCTGATGGCGCTGGGCTGGTGGTTCCTGGGCCGCGAGCGCCGCTGGCTGACCGCCACCGTGGTCGCCGCGCTGCCGGTGGCGGCCTATCTGGCGCTGCGCGTGGGCGTGCTGCTGTTCTCGCCGCGCGAGGCGGCCAACTACGGCTGGAGCCTGGCCTTCATTCCCGAGCGCTGGCTGGAGTACCAGTTGTACCCGCCGATCGCGACCAAGATGGCCATCGCCGGCACGCTGTCGCGCGGGCTGGGCGACGGGCGGGTGTGGCTGGCGATCCTGGTGTGGCTGGGCACGGCGGCGGTGCTGTGGCGGCTGGGTCCGCGCTGGTTTGTGGGCTGGCTGCTGGCCGGCACCGCGGCGCTGGGGCCGGTGATGATCCTGGCCGAATCGGCCAACCAGTACGGCTACGGCTATGCCGCGGCCACTGCCGGCGTGTGCGCGGCGGCCTGGCCGCAGCTGCGGCGCTGGGGCCGGGTCGTGCTGGTCGTGGCGGCGCTGCTGAGCGTGTGGCACGGGGTCAACGTGATGCGGCGCATGCACGAGGTGGGCACGATCCAGGCGGTGTATTCGCCGGCCATGGCGCAGGCGGTGCAGCGCGCGGGCGGGAAGACGGTGCGGCTGGCGATCGCCGATGACGGGCAGGCGTGGATTTACCAGCGCTTGTCGCACGAGATTCCGGGCTATGCGGGCGTGCCGATCGGCGAGCGGGTGAAGCTGGTCGCGGCCGGTGAGGCGGCGGATTACCAGATACAGCGCGATGGGTCGCTGAAGCCGTTGCGTTGAAAGCAGAGCTTTGGCTTTGGGGTAGGAGCGGCGTAAGCCGCGACCTGCGCGAGTGGTCGAAGCGACGCGGTCGCGGCTCACGCCGCTCCTACCCCAAAGCGGTTAACAGCGGGTCAAACGTCGATGGCGCTGCCCGTGGCGGCGATCGCGTCCAGGCGGATGCGGTTGGCGAACAGCGAGAAGGCGAGCATGCCGGCCAGGCCGTTGGCGCGGGTGATCCACGGCGGCATCCAGCGCGGCGGCACGATCACGCCTTCCTGCAGCAGCGGTTCGAAGCGCTGCACGTCGCCCAGGGTCATCTTGCCGGCGAACAGCCAGCGGCACAGGTGCAGCTTCTGCTGGCGCAGCGCCCAGCGGAAGAAGGTGTGCACGCCGACCAGGCCGCGCAGGTACACGGTGTCCTTGGTGAAGGCCGCCCCGCCCGTGGTGGGCACGCCGCGGAACACGCGCTGGGCGGAGGCGAAACTGTCTTCCAGCGACTGGCCGGCATCGAGGAAGTAGCGGAACACCTGGATGAAGTCGGCGCCGTCCAGCGCCATCGCCACCGCTTCGATGCGCAGGCTCAGGCGCTTCATCCGGCCGATGTCGATGCTGCCGGTGATCTGCTCGGCGAAGGTGGCCAGGCCTTCCTGGGTGGCGGTGGCGCGCGGGGAGGACAGCGCCAGGCTGGGCAGCACGTGCTGCTGGCGGCCGTTGAGCGCGGTGAGCGAATGCACGAAGGCTTCGTGCTGCAGCAGCTGGTCGCGGTCGTAATCGCTGAAGGCCGCGCCGCTGCGCAGGCGGATGCGGGTGGCGCCGGCGGCGGCCTTGGCGATCAGGTCCGGGTCCAGCACCACGTCGATCACGCGGCCGTCGAAGTAGTCGTCCAGTTCGCGCTGCAGCTGCAGGTGCAAGGCGGTGGCGGAGATCTTCACCGTTTCGGCCGGCGACATCAGCTCGTGGTCGAGCTCGTCGGCGATGGAGATGAAGTGGCGCGCGGCCTCGCGGGTGCTCGGGCCGTCGCCGGGCAAGGGTTCGTCGGGCTTGCCGAACAGTTGCACCGACAGCTCGGTCACGCGCGTCGTGCCCAAGGCCTCGAGCAATTCGGCGGCCAGCGACCAGCTGTGCGCGGATTCGCGCAGGTACACGCCCAAGGGGTGATCGGGGTCGGCTTCGGCCTGCACCGCGGCCAGTTCGCGCCGCACGTCGCTGAAGTCCAGGCGCGGGTAGTCGATCTGCGGCAGCGTGGCCTGGCCGCGCGCGTAGTCGGCCAGGAACTGCACTTCCAGACCGGCGGGCCAGCTGACCAGGGTCAGCAGTTTGACCTCGCGCGCGGCGCGGACCATGCGCGCGTCGAGCAGGGCGTGGTGTTGGATGTCGGCGGGGAGACCGGTGGGGATGGCGCTCATGGGCGCGCGCTCGTTGGTGCGGGTAAAAGCGAATCCCCCCTGCCCCCCTTTTTCAAAGGGGGGAACAGCCAAAACGGGGCGATGGAAGTGGAGCGGCGAAGACCTTGCTGTTCCCCCCTTTGAAAAAGGGGGGTTAGGGGGGATTTGCTCTTCAGCGTCACCCGTTCCACCCGCTAATGCTTCCCGTACTTCTCGTCCAGCCGTTTGTTCAGCGCCTTGCCCAGCACCTTTTCCTGCGACTTCTGCGCGCGCCGGTTGGCCAGTTTGTTGGCCGCGCCGGCGACCTCGTCGCGCAGCTTCAGATAATTGGCGAAGCGCTGCGGATCCAGCTTGCCCGCTTCGATCGCCGCGCGCACCGCGCAGCCGGGTTCGCGCGCGTGCGAGCAGTCGCGGAACTTGCACTGCTCGGCCAGCGCTTCCACGTCGCTGAAGTTCTCGGCGACGTCTTCCTCGCCGGTGGGCTTGAGCTCGCGCATGCCCGGCGTGTCGATCAGGCAGGCGCCGGACGGCAGCGGAATCAGCGCGCGATGGGTGGTGGTGTGGCGGCCGCGGTCGTCGCTGGCGCGCACCGCGCCGGTCTTCATGCGCTCGATGCCGAGCAGGGTGTTGGTCAGCGTGGACTTGCCGGCGCCCGACGAACCCACCAGCACCGCGGTGCGGCCCGGCTGCAGCCACGGATTGAGCACGGCGACCGATTCCGGGTCCTTGGCGTTGACCGCGCGCACGGCGATCTTCTGCGCGGCCAGTTCGAGCAGCGTGGCCATCGCCTCGGGCAGGCTCTCGGGATCGGCAGCCTCGGCCAGGTCGGACTTGGTCAACACGATCACCGGCTCGGCGCCGCCGCCGACCAGGAGCAGGTAGCGCTCGATCCGGCGCGGATTGAAGTCCGCATCCAGGCCGCAGACGATGAACACGGTATCGACGTTGGCCGCGATCAGCTGCTGCTTGTAGTGCTCGCCGGCGGCGCCGCGCTTGATCGCGGTGCGGCGCGGCAGCAGGGCCACGATGCGCGCGCTGCGCGGCGGCTGGCCTTCGATCAGCACCCAGTCGCCCACGCCGGGGCGCTGCTCGGGCGGAAAGCGCGGGCGCTGCCATTCCGGCAGGGATTCCACCGGGAAACCGGTTTCAGGGCCGTCGGCCACCACGTAACCGCTGCGGTGCTGCTCGATCACCCGCGCCGGGCGCGCGTCCGGGTGCTCGGCCAGGGCCTGGCGCCAGCGCGGATCGTCGGGCAGCGATTCCCCGGCCGACAACGGCCAGCCGATGGTCTGCAGAGCGGCGAGTTCGGGGGTCAAGAGCGGGCGGGCGGGAGGCGCATGGGCCGGATTCTACATAGGCCGGCGCGCGCCGCCGCGCCGGCCGCTGCGCGGATCGGAACCGGGCGCACGCTCCGGCCGGCCCCGCGCCGCGGCCGGCGGCTGATT from Lysobacter silvisoli includes:
- a CDS encoding LysR substrate-binding domain-containing protein, producing the protein MFAELPLTALRSFEAAARLTSFKAAAEELHVTPTAVSHQIRQLESWLGRSLFQRQPRGVTLTDDGRRLFRDVHGALLDIGQSVAALRPRPDTGCLTVTTPTSFAALWLVPRLGRFYARHPDIAVRIDTCAQVIDLEHNAGVDLAIRYGGAVPAGLHRHGGLRETFGVYGAPGQAQAEAAQSPPALITVEWGDSQLYCRTWDAWCERAGVDWTQRAPTVRAYDEEHYAMYAAGAGQGLVLASSVVAAGSVARGLLEPVRPEIVVPGETYHVLCVPGRERHPPVRAFLRWLDEEIAASQPAP
- a CDS encoding NADP-dependent malic enzyme, which gives rise to MSDNDLKSAALDYHRLSPPGKIKVTATKPMVTQRDLALAYSPGVAYACEAIVEDPNTASELTARGNLVAVISNGTAVLGLGDIGPLAGKPVMEGKGVLFQKFAGIDVFDIEIDERDPDKLVDIIASLEPTFGGINLEDIKAPECFIVERKLRERMKIPVFHDDQHGTAIIVGSAVLNALEIVGKNIAEVKLATSGAGAAGIACLDMLVALGMKPENILAVDRDGVLYTGRGKMDPDKERYARDTDKRTLADIVAGADVFLGLSAGGVLKPEMVATMAAKPIILALANPYPEILPEDAKAVRPDCIIATGRSDYPNQVNNALCFPYIFRGALDVGATVINEDMKLACVRAIAALARMESSDLGGAYGGEVPTFGSEYLIPRPFDPRLLVMLAPAVAKAAMDSGVAARPIADMDAYEEKLSQYIYRTGLLMKPVYDRARADRKRVVYAEGEEETVLRAVQTVIDEELAYPILIGRPDVIETRIQRLGLRMREGVDFELTNINDDPRFNDYWQQYHALTERRGVSPAAAKNLLRSRPTLIAALMVERGEADAMISGLVGRFHKKLGYMRSIFDFDPGVSGTSAMTGVINDQGAWFFLDTHVQVDPTAEQIAEATLQATYRLKLFGIEPKVALLSHSNYGSHDNPSAAKMRKVRQIIRQRMPKLEMDGEMQADTAWDDLLRKRIFPNATLHGRANLFVLPNLDAANITYNMVRVMTDGVAIGPILMGLDKPAHILTPASTPRRVVNMTAIAAVDAQIRAARTSAP
- the rsgA gene encoding ribosome small subunit-dependent GTPase A, which produces MTPELAALQTIGWPLSAGESLPDDPRWRQALAEHPDARPARVIEQHRSGYVVADGPETGFPVESLPEWQRPRFPPEQRPGVGDWVLIEGQPPRSARIVALLPRRTAIKRGAAGEHYKQQLIAANVDTVFIVCGLDADFNPRRIERYLLLVGGGAEPVIVLTKSDLAEAADPESLPEAMATLLELAAQKIAVRAVNAKDPESVAVLNPWLQPGRTAVLVGSSGAGKSTLTNTLLGIERMKTGAVRASDDRGRHTTTHRALIPLPSGACLIDTPGMRELKPTGEEDVAENFSDVEALAEQCKFRDCSHAREPGCAVRAAIEAGKLDPQRFANYLKLRDEVAGAANKLANRRAQKSQEKVLGKALNKRLDEKYGKH
- a CDS encoding flavohemoglobin expression-modulating QEGLA motif protein translates to MSAIPTGLPADIQHHALLDARMVRAAREVKLLTLVSWPAGLEVQFLADYARGQATLPQIDYPRLDFSDVRRELAAVQAEADPDHPLGVYLRESAHSWSLAAELLEALGTTRVTELSVQLFGKPDEPLPGDGPSTREAARHFISIADELDHELMSPAETVKISATALHLQLQRELDDYFDGRVIDVVLDPDLIAKAAAGATRIRLRSGAAFSDYDRDQLLQHEAFVHSLTALNGRQQHVLPSLALSSPRATATQEGLATFAEQITGSIDIGRMKRLSLRIEAVAMALDGADFIQVFRYFLDAGQSLEDSFASAQRVFRGVPTTGGAAFTKDTVYLRGLVGVHTFFRWALRQQKLHLCRWLFAGKMTLGDVQRFEPLLQEGVIVPPRWMPPWITRANGLAGMLAFSLFANRIRLDAIAATGSAIDV
- a CDS encoding flavodoxin family protein: MTADRPRRLLILVASPRRNGNSALLADAALRGAHAAGLDASLHFADDLMQTFLRDCRDCRDEHGRCRIDDGYADFFLDRFLEADGLVLSTPVYWYGMSAQAKAFFDRMFCYVARSYPQSQRVRERIQGKRVGLLTASEEMYPTIGLSIVNQVQEYARYTHSQFVGAVHGQGDRRGSVREDRHGAMAAAEALGRQFFERPHADYQVDSVR